A genomic region of Catalinimonas niigatensis contains the following coding sequences:
- a CDS encoding cytochrome C, with protein MKDIETLEDKRVIKIFLDDEDVPFAEFKPPVKFMLDTTKIPDGKHRLKIVAKSSNNVEGIKVIPFEVRNGPEIAVVGLRANEVVDEKVSITVNAYGSERRDQFVVTGSETPKGIPAWVWAIVIGFIGFAIFYFIMYWTPDFYKSFF; from the coding sequence ATGAAAGATATTGAAACCCTGGAAGATAAGCGGGTCATTAAGATATTTCTGGATGATGAGGATGTCCCTTTTGCCGAATTCAAACCTCCGGTAAAGTTCATGCTCGATACCACTAAAATTCCAGATGGAAAGCACCGCTTGAAAATCGTTGCCAAGTCTTCCAACAATGTGGAAGGAATAAAAGTGATACCTTTTGAAGTACGTAATGGCCCGGAGATAGCGGTAGTAGGGCTGAGAGCTAATGAGGTAGTGGATGAAAAGGTTTCCATCACAGTCAATGCGTATGGCAGCGAACGCAGGGACCAGTTTGTGGTCACCGGCTCTGAAACACCCAAGGGTATCCCCGCCTGGGTATGGGCGATTGTGATCGGGTTTATTGGCTTTGCCATATTTTACTTCATCATGTACTGGACACCTGATTTTTATAAATCGTTTTTCTAA
- a CDS encoding cbb3-type cytochrome c oxidase subunit II has protein sequence MFNFHKDHKSLVLVSFLGFLILSLGVAVLPAYQLQENTAPLPTMEPMTEAETNGLHIFINEGCVACHTQQVRSIEMDKSWGDRPSIPSDYYYSKQRMSLWRQSPSVLGSERTGPDLTNIGLRQPSEDWHLLHLYNPRIVVKESIMPSYPWLFEEKTEVNQNDQVLAIPEEFSKEGVKIVPTQMALDLVAYLQSLKQAPLTDEKSVGFIPSTRKKLKDVESQNDGEQGSALPDGQSLYMSTCAACHQAEGTGLPGAFPPLAGSSVVNDKDPELLVRVILQGYDARPEYAQMPGFADQLSDEEIAAIANHERSSWGNDAPSLTADDVKKIRELVMNQIP, from the coding sequence ATGTTTAATTTTCATAAAGATCATAAAAGTTTAGTATTAGTATCTTTTCTGGGATTCCTAATACTGAGTCTGGGCGTAGCTGTCTTGCCAGCCTATCAATTGCAGGAAAACACTGCACCATTGCCCACGATGGAACCCATGACAGAAGCAGAAACCAATGGCCTTCATATTTTTATCAATGAAGGTTGTGTGGCTTGTCACACCCAACAGGTAAGAAGCATTGAGATGGACAAAAGCTGGGGTGATAGACCCTCTATTCCTTCGGATTATTACTATAGTAAACAACGAATGAGCCTGTGGCGACAATCACCATCGGTATTAGGTAGTGAAAGAACCGGCCCGGATCTTACTAACATTGGGCTTCGTCAGCCCAGTGAGGATTGGCATCTTTTGCACTTGTACAATCCACGTATTGTAGTCAAAGAGTCTATCATGCCTTCTTACCCCTGGTTGTTTGAAGAGAAAACGGAGGTAAACCAAAATGATCAGGTTTTAGCAATCCCCGAAGAATTTTCAAAAGAGGGTGTAAAAATAGTGCCTACGCAAATGGCCCTGGACTTAGTAGCTTATCTGCAATCACTGAAACAAGCTCCTTTGACGGATGAAAAGTCAGTTGGTTTCATCCCTTCTACCCGCAAAAAGCTCAAGGATGTTGAAAGTCAAAATGATGGTGAACAGGGCAGCGCATTACCTGATGGCCAGTCGCTGTATATGTCTACATGTGCAGCCTGTCATCAGGCTGAAGGCACAGGTTTACCGGGTGCTTTCCCTCCTTTGGCAGGTAGTTCGGTAGTGAATGATAAAGACCCTGAATTGTTGGTGCGTGTCATACTGCAAGGTTATGACGCACGACCTGAATACGCGCAAATGCCAGGCTTTGCCGATCAGCTTAGTGATGAAGAAATCGCTGCCATTGCTAATCATGAACGCTCAAGCTGGGGTAATGATGCACCATCTTTAACCGCCGACGATGTAAAAAAAATCCGTGAATTAGTCATGAACCAAATACCTTAA
- the ric gene encoding iron-sulfur cluster repair di-iron protein, with product MKNTAKQIIGKMVAEDYRTAAVFQEYDIDFCCQGNLTIEEACQTKSIEIDKVLTDLAAIQEQEDDTTPEYQFWPLDQLADHIQSEHHKYTEQAIEQIKPLLDKICNVHGGHHPELYEVQKEFMKSAGELTTHMKKEEFILFPYIKKLVTQGQVSSPLFKTVQNPISMMMEEHNTEGERFRKISSLTGKYRPPADACNTYILTYALLKKLEEDLHLHIHLENNILFPRSLALEKKLSHKKH from the coding sequence ATGAAAAATACAGCAAAGCAAATCATCGGTAAAATGGTAGCTGAGGACTACCGTACGGCCGCTGTCTTTCAAGAATATGACATTGATTTTTGTTGCCAGGGCAACCTTACCATTGAGGAAGCTTGTCAGACAAAGTCTATTGAGATTGATAAAGTGTTGACAGATTTAGCAGCTATACAGGAACAGGAAGATGATACTACTCCTGAATACCAATTCTGGCCGTTGGATCAATTGGCTGATCACATACAAAGTGAACATCATAAGTACACAGAGCAGGCAATAGAACAAATTAAGCCCTTGCTTGATAAGATTTGTAATGTTCATGGAGGACATCATCCTGAGCTGTATGAGGTACAAAAGGAGTTTATGAAAAGTGCCGGTGAGTTGACTACACACATGAAAAAGGAAGAATTTATTCTTTTCCCTTATATCAAAAAACTGGTGACTCAGGGCCAGGTCAGTAGTCCATTGTTCAAAACAGTACAAAATCCCATATCCATGATGATGGAAGAACATAATACGGAAGGTGAGCGCTTTCGTAAGATCAGTTCACTGACAGGCAAGTATAGGCCTCCTGCTGACGCCTGTAATACTTACATATTAACTTATGCACTATTAAAAAAACTTGAAGAGGATTTGCATCTGCACATTCATTTGGAAAATAATATCCTATTTCCCAGATCTCTTGCATTGGAGAAAAAGCTAAGCCATAAAAAACATTAA
- a CDS encoding cbb3-type cytochrome c oxidase subunit I, whose product MVYLITFFFPLLSLTSLLAQANTIDTENWLTSPGVIGTLVLIVIVVVVGILILMARLNSFISRQKDKHHQAERWQLNEQLANLHQEEIDTILEKRKRALKYQLKGNELGSNHKISDDKGLIHKVTHKPENPIADEKKRAAEAIETPGQLKRLIIFYLGTAVFWLVFGTLIGQYLGMKFVWPELDSASWLSFGRLRPVHTNTVFWGWTSLTMFGLGYFVISRTSNTKIYNYNWGWLALILINLTVIIGNICLMAGINNGGGEYREYVWPVMSLFALGIIINFWNFYRTVANRKISEIYISNWYILGAIVWTIVLVIIGYMPNFQNGLGETVIQGYYMHQGVGMWFMTFTLGLIYYYLPSALNKPIYSYSLGVLAFWTQMLFYTMIGTHHFVFSPLPWWLQTVAIVFSAGMFIPVIAGTTNFLMTMKGSWNHISKSYVLPFFLIGVIFYFVGSAQGSFQAFRFTNYIWHFTDFNVAHSHMTMYGIIAFILWACIYAILPRLTAKEPPQILVGAHFWLALIGLLAYMISLMAGGTLKGLSWVENVPFIESMIMMKQYWVWRAIGGTLMFISHLLFAYNFYYMVKKRKVAGPLHITSKKKNQAEPKAHV is encoded by the coding sequence ATGGTTTACCTTATCACATTTTTCTTTCCTCTATTAAGCCTAACCAGTCTGTTAGCGCAAGCGAATACCATTGATACTGAGAATTGGCTGACCAGTCCCGGAGTCATTGGCACCTTAGTATTAATCGTCATTGTCGTGGTAGTCGGCATATTGATTCTTATGGCCAGGCTCAATAGTTTTATTAGTAGGCAAAAAGATAAACACCATCAAGCTGAGAGGTGGCAGTTGAACGAGCAATTGGCCAATCTCCACCAAGAAGAAATAGACACTATTCTGGAAAAGCGAAAAAGAGCCCTCAAATATCAGTTGAAAGGTAATGAACTAGGAAGTAATCATAAAATTTCAGATGATAAGGGTTTGATCCATAAGGTAACACACAAACCGGAGAACCCTATTGCTGATGAAAAGAAAAGAGCAGCAGAAGCCATTGAAACACCTGGCCAACTGAAAAGGCTTATTATTTTCTATCTGGGGACCGCGGTGTTTTGGTTGGTATTTGGCACGCTCATAGGGCAGTATCTGGGCATGAAATTCGTCTGGCCGGAATTAGATAGTGCTTCCTGGCTTTCGTTCGGCAGGCTTCGTCCGGTACACACCAATACGGTATTCTGGGGGTGGACTTCACTCACCATGTTTGGCCTGGGGTACTTTGTGATATCCCGTACCTCTAACACAAAAATATATAATTACAATTGGGGCTGGCTGGCATTGATTCTGATCAATCTTACGGTAATCATTGGAAATATATGCTTGATGGCGGGTATCAATAATGGTGGAGGAGAATACAGAGAGTATGTCTGGCCGGTGATGTCGCTTTTCGCGCTTGGCATCATCATTAACTTCTGGAATTTTTATAGGACTGTGGCCAATCGTAAGATATCTGAAATCTACATTTCCAACTGGTACATTCTGGGAGCTATAGTTTGGACTATTGTACTGGTGATTATCGGCTATATGCCAAACTTTCAGAATGGATTGGGTGAGACTGTAATCCAGGGATATTATATGCACCAGGGGGTCGGTATGTGGTTCATGACTTTTACCCTGGGGCTCATTTATTATTACCTGCCATCTGCGCTCAACAAGCCTATTTACTCTTATTCGCTCGGAGTATTGGCTTTTTGGACCCAAATGCTCTTTTATACGATGATCGGTACCCACCATTTTGTATTCAGTCCCCTGCCCTGGTGGTTACAGACTGTAGCAATTGTCTTTAGTGCGGGTATGTTTATTCCGGTCATTGCCGGTACTACCAACTTCCTGATGACGATGAAAGGAAGCTGGAACCACATATCCAAAAGCTATGTGTTGCCTTTCTTTTTGATAGGCGTGATCTTCTATTTTGTGGGTTCTGCTCAGGGCAGTTTCCAGGCATTTCGCTTTACCAATTACATCTGGCATTTTACAGATTTCAATGTAGCTCACTCCCACATGACCATGTATGGCATCATTGCATTTATTCTCTGGGCCTGCATTTATGCAATTTTACCCAGGCTAACAGCCAAAGAACCACCTCAGATTTTGGTGGGTGCCCACTTTTGGCTGGCACTGATCGGATTGCTTGCCTATATGATCTCCCTGATGGCAGGGGGAACGCTCAAAGGATTAAGTTGGGTAGAAAACGTTCCATTTATTGAATCGATGATTATGATGAAGCAATACTGGGTATGGCGGGCTATAGGCGGAACACTTATGTTCATATCGCACCTGCTTTTTGCCTACAATTTCTACTACATGGTCAAAAAAAGAAAGGTAGCTGGCCCCCTACACATTACATCAAAAAAAAAGAATCAAGCTGAACCTAAAGCGCATGTTTAA
- a CDS encoding cupin domain-containing protein, with amino-acid sequence MNTNNKSEFKAIQSGNSLKVIHISGKAGMEMPLHHATKEVVVIVEEGIGILTFEGKKHQLQKGDHFIIPAQINHSLVLKTDFKATGVMLLDSTIEFE; translated from the coding sequence ATGAATACAAACAATAAGTCCGAATTTAAGGCTATACAGTCCGGCAATTCACTTAAAGTAATACATATCAGTGGAAAGGCCGGTATGGAAATGCCTCTGCACCATGCCACCAAAGAAGTGGTAGTCATAGTAGAAGAAGGTATAGGAATACTAACGTTTGAAGGAAAAAAACATCAACTTCAAAAAGGTGATCATTTTATTATCCCCGCACAGATAAACCATAGTCTGGTACTGAAAACTGACTTTAAAGCTACTGGCGTCATGTTGCTGGACTCAACAATTGAATTTGAATAA
- a CDS encoding group III truncated hemoglobin, with the protein MNTKNSIAHLEDIKLLVDSFYGKVRDDDLLAPIFNDRMGNRWPEHLEKMYKFWQTVLLDEHTYYGSPFLPHAHLEVDKTHFERWLTLFYATVEEHFMGEKAEEAKWRANKMAEMFLYKIEYYRDNPKRPIL; encoded by the coding sequence ATGAACACAAAAAATTCCATAGCACATCTTGAAGACATAAAACTACTGGTGGACAGTTTTTATGGTAAAGTCCGTGATGATGACCTGCTGGCACCCATCTTTAATGATCGTATGGGCAACCGATGGCCGGAACATCTGGAAAAAATGTACAAGTTTTGGCAAACAGTATTGCTGGATGAGCACACATATTATGGTAGTCCGTTTCTGCCCCATGCCCATTTAGAAGTTGACAAAACTCATTTTGAGCGTTGGCTCACTCTTTTTTATGCAACTGTGGAGGAACATTTTATGGGAGAAAAAGCAGAAGAGGCTAAGTGGCGTGCTAATAAAATGGCTGAGATGTTCCTGTATAAAATTGAGTATTACAGAGACAATCCGAAAAGGCCAATACTATGA
- a CDS encoding DUF488 domain-containing protein, translating to MTERSKKEEAMLDEWDKEITPSSQLRKWFEHQAEKFDEFTTNYKEELSDKKRAFALKIRCCRKTKCV from the coding sequence TTGACTGAGAGGAGTAAAAAAGAAGAAGCTATGCTTGATGAATGGGACAAAGAGATAACTCCTTCATCTCAGTTGAGAAAGTGGTTTGAACATCAAGCTGAAAAATTTGATGAGTTTACAACTAATTACAAAGAAGAGCTATCAGATAAAAAAAGAGCTTTTGCATTAAAAATTAGATGTTGCAGAAAAACAAAATGTGTCTGA
- a CDS encoding hexameric tyrosine-coordinated heme protein, translating to MENTENYLPSLITSTPMEGRELAIKLSRKSIAAIQTDAELRKKLRSEYAEDTSQLIASAQVIATEFQTIAAANHYWRK from the coding sequence ATGGAAAACACTGAAAACTATTTGCCGAGTTTAATTACTTCCACACCGATGGAAGGCCGTGAGCTGGCTATCAAGCTGTCCAGAAAATCTATTGCTGCCATACAAACGGATGCGGAGCTTAGAAAAAAGCTCAGGTCAGAGTATGCTGAAGATACCTCGCAGCTTATTGCTTCTGCCCAAGTGATCGCTACTGAGTTTCAGACAATTGCGGCAGCAAACCATTATTGGAGAAAATAA
- a CDS encoding cupin domain-containing protein: MKNKIRPKELEWTTGKVKGFYGKEFITQEKGSVKLVRIDPVATYPEHLHPDKTEYAYIIEGNPIIVIDKQHYMSEPRDFFIFPVNTKHTIINNTSDECLLLIGAIEN; encoded by the coding sequence ATGAAAAACAAAATTAGACCTAAAGAGCTTGAGTGGACCACTGGTAAAGTAAAAGGGTTTTATGGAAAAGAATTTATCACGCAGGAAAAAGGAAGTGTTAAACTGGTCAGGATTGACCCTGTAGCCACTTATCCAGAGCATCTTCATCCTGACAAAACAGAATATGCTTATATCATTGAAGGAAACCCGATAATTGTAATAGATAAGCAGCACTACATGAGCGAACCCAGAGATTTTTTCATTTTTCCTGTTAACACCAAACACACTATCATCAATAATACGAGTGATGAATGTTTGCTATTAATTGGAGCTATTGAAAATTAA